The Streptomyces sp. HSG2 genome has a segment encoding these proteins:
- a CDS encoding glucosyl-3-phosphoglycerate synthase yields the protein MLEEVERWLVDRSWSAADRPPRHLMAAKSATGQTVSVVLPALNEEETVGDIVTIIREELVRRFPLIDEIVVVDSGSTDGTARVAEAAGARVAHRDAILPHIPTAPGKGEVLWRSLHVTDGDIVCFVDADLRDFSPDFVTGTIGPLLTDPGVALVKAMYDRPLGSTPGQGGRVTELMARPLLNMHWPRLAGFVQPLGGEYAARRSLLERLPFPVGYGVELGMLVDALHLVGLDALAQVDVGVRKHRHQDGQALGRMAAAIYRTAQLRLARGHLVRPSLTQFERGEDGFEPRTHPVDTEERPPMAQIPEYAARQVA from the coding sequence GTGCTGGAGGAAGTCGAGCGCTGGTTGGTCGATCGCTCCTGGTCCGCGGCCGACCGCCCCCCGCGCCATCTCATGGCCGCCAAGTCCGCGACGGGCCAGACCGTCAGCGTCGTACTGCCCGCGCTGAACGAGGAGGAGACCGTCGGCGACATCGTGACGATCATCCGCGAGGAGCTGGTGCGCCGGTTCCCGCTGATCGACGAGATCGTGGTCGTCGACTCCGGTTCCACCGACGGCACCGCGCGCGTGGCCGAGGCGGCGGGCGCCCGGGTGGCGCACCGGGACGCCATCCTGCCCCACATCCCCACCGCGCCCGGCAAGGGCGAGGTGCTCTGGCGGTCACTGCACGTCACCGACGGTGACATCGTCTGCTTCGTCGACGCCGACCTGCGCGACTTCTCGCCCGACTTCGTCACCGGGACCATCGGCCCGCTCCTCACCGACCCGGGCGTGGCCCTGGTGAAGGCCATGTACGACCGGCCCCTTGGCTCCACGCCGGGTCAGGGCGGACGCGTGACGGAACTCATGGCACGGCCCCTGCTGAACATGCACTGGCCGCGGCTGGCCGGCTTCGTCCAGCCGCTCGGCGGCGAGTACGCGGCCCGCCGCTCCCTGCTGGAGCGGCTGCCGTTCCCCGTCGGATACGGCGTCGAACTCGGCATGCTGGTCGACGCCCTCCACCTGGTGGGCCTGGACGCCCTGGCGCAGGTGGACGTCGGGGTCCGCAAACATCGCCACCAGGACGGTCAGGCCCTGGGCCGGATGGCCGCGGCCATCTACCGGACCGCCCAGCTCCGGCTGGCCCGAGGGCACCTGGTGCGGCCCTCCCTCACCCAGTTCGAGCGGGGCGAGGACGGGTTCGAGCCACGCACCCACCCGGTCGACACCGAGGAGCGCCCGCCGATGGCGCAGATCCCCGAGTACGCCGCCCGCCAAGTGGCCTGA
- the thrC gene encoding threonine synthase, which translates to MASKTLAPASPSAAPSDGARGPVDLGPAAALACRECGHRVPLGPVFACAECFGPLEVAYDFDDLDAEELRRRIEAGPASVWRYAPLLPVPADVASRPNLNPGWTRLVRADNLARELGVTGGLHVKDDSGNPTHSFKDRVVAQALEAARAFGFTTLSCSSTGNLAGAVGAAAARAGLRSCVFIPHDLERGKVVMAAVYGGDLVGIEGTYDDVNRFCSELIGDPAGEGWGFVNVNLRPYYAEGSKTLAYEICEQLGWRLPEQIVVPVASGSQLTKIDKGFRELVRLGLVEDRPYRIFGAQAAGCSPVSAAFKAGQDVVRPQKPDTIAKSLAIGNPADGPYVLDIARRTGGAVEDVTDAEVVDAIRLLARTEGIFAETAGGVTVGVTRKLVESGVLDPGKTTVVLNTGDGLKTLDAVEGAGLSATIRPSLASFREAGLG; encoded by the coding sequence ATGGCTTCCAAGACTCTCGCCCCCGCGTCACCCTCGGCCGCCCCGTCGGACGGCGCCCGCGGCCCGGTGGACCTCGGTCCCGCCGCCGCGCTCGCCTGTCGCGAGTGCGGTCACCGTGTCCCTCTCGGTCCGGTCTTCGCCTGCGCGGAGTGTTTCGGCCCGCTGGAGGTCGCCTACGACTTCGACGACCTGGACGCCGAGGAGCTGCGTCGGCGGATCGAGGCGGGCCCCGCGAGCGTCTGGCGCTACGCGCCGCTGTTGCCGGTCCCGGCGGACGTCGCCTCCCGACCCAACCTGAATCCGGGCTGGACCAGGCTGGTGCGGGCCGACAACCTCGCCCGCGAGCTGGGGGTGACCGGTGGGCTCCACGTCAAGGACGACTCCGGCAATCCGACGCACTCCTTCAAGGACCGGGTCGTGGCCCAGGCCCTGGAGGCGGCCCGCGCCTTCGGTTTCACCACGCTGTCCTGCTCCTCCACCGGCAACCTGGCCGGCGCGGTCGGGGCCGCCGCCGCCCGGGCGGGGCTTCGGAGCTGCGTGTTCATCCCGCACGACCTGGAGCGGGGCAAGGTGGTCATGGCCGCCGTCTACGGCGGCGACCTCGTCGGCATCGAGGGCACCTACGACGACGTCAACCGCTTCTGCTCCGAGTTGATCGGGGATCCGGCAGGCGAGGGCTGGGGATTCGTCAACGTCAATCTGCGGCCGTACTACGCGGAGGGCTCGAAGACCCTGGCGTACGAGATCTGCGAGCAACTGGGCTGGCGGCTGCCCGAGCAGATCGTGGTGCCGGTCGCCTCCGGTTCGCAGCTCACGAAGATCGACAAGGGGTTCCGGGAGCTGGTCCGGCTGGGGCTGGTCGAGGACCGTCCCTACCGGATCTTCGGCGCGCAGGCCGCCGGCTGCTCGCCGGTGTCGGCGGCCTTCAAGGCCGGGCAGGACGTCGTCCGCCCGCAGAAGCCGGACACCATCGCCAAGTCGCTGGCCATCGGCAACCCGGCCGACGGGCCGTACGTGCTGGACATCGCCCGACGGACCGGGGGCGCGGTGGAGGACGTGACGGACGCGGAGGTCGTGGACGCGATCCGGCTGCTGGCGCGGACCGAGGGTATCTTCGCGGAGACCGCGGGCGGGGTGACGGTGGGCGTCACCCGCAAGCTCGTGGAGTCCGGTGTACTCGACCCGGGGAAGACCACCGTCGTCCTCAACACGGGCGACGGACTCAAGACGCTGGACGCCGTGGAGGGGGCGGGGCTCTCGGCGACGATCCGCCCGAGCCTGGCGTCCTTCCGGGAGGCCGGTCTCGGCTGA
- a CDS encoding MoaD/ThiS family protein: MSVTVRIPTILRAYTGGRAEVTAEGATLGQVIEDLERRHTGIAARVLDDQGRLRRFVNVYVDDDDVRFESGLETATPDGAGVSIIPAVAGG, translated from the coding sequence ATGAGTGTCACCGTCCGCATCCCCACCATCCTGCGCGCCTACACCGGCGGCCGGGCCGAGGTGACCGCCGAGGGCGCCACTCTCGGTCAGGTCATCGAGGACCTGGAGCGCCGGCACACCGGCATCGCCGCCCGGGTCCTGGACGACCAGGGTCGGTTGCGGCGCTTCGTCAACGTCTACGTCGACGACGACGACGTCCGGTTCGAGAGCGGGCTGGAGACCGCGACCCCCGATGGGGCGGGCGTGTCCATCATCCCGGCGGTCGCGGGCGGCTGA